The following coding sequences lie in one Candidatus Eremiobacterota bacterium genomic window:
- a CDS encoding G5 domain-containing protein has protein sequence MSLYPAVAVTAATPAAVTKVTWHRDGLITWDRVERRPIAPRTLHRLTIGLFPGQSQVIAAGSRGLAEVHVRYEQRDGGSVRRVVLWSQTIRTARARIIADGIGGSPLASFEARGIARMEYMARSALEMLATAYTADSAGGGGVTAIGRRAGRGIVAVDPRVIPLGSRLYIPGYGLAVAGDTGGDIVGRRIDLGFDTLRDAMMFGRRAVIVYRLK, from the coding sequence TTGAGCCTGTATCCCGCTGTCGCGGTTACCGCCGCGACGCCCGCCGCGGTTACGAAGGTCACGTGGCACCGCGACGGCTTGATCACGTGGGATCGCGTCGAGCGGCGACCGATCGCGCCCCGCACGCTTCACCGTCTGACGATCGGTCTTTTCCCCGGCCAATCGCAGGTCATTGCGGCGGGAAGCCGAGGCCTCGCCGAAGTTCACGTTCGATACGAGCAACGGGATGGAGGGTCGGTTCGCCGCGTCGTACTCTGGTCGCAAACGATTCGAACGGCCCGCGCGCGCATTATCGCCGACGGTATCGGCGGCTCGCCCCTGGCAAGTTTCGAGGCACGCGGAATAGCGCGCATGGAGTACATGGCGCGTAGCGCGCTTGAGATGCTCGCCACGGCCTACACCGCCGATTCTGCGGGCGGCGGAGGCGTAACGGCGATCGGTCGGCGCGCAGGGCGCGGAATCGTTGCGGTTGATCCGCGGGTGATCCCGCTGGGCTCGCGTCTTTACATCCCGGGATATGGCCTCGCGGTCGCGGGGGATACAGGCGGTGACATCGTTGGCCGGCGCATCGATCTCGGCTTCGACACGCTCCGCGATGCGATGATGTTCGGCCGCCGCGCCGTCATCGTGTATCGACTGAAGTAA
- the rsmA gene encoding ribosomal RNA small subunit methyltransferase A, translated as MFTPRQLLIQAGLRPKKRYAQNFLQNASAARKIARLSLANAPAQTRTLEIGAGTGALTLALLEEGADLTAIEIDADLVNVLRSRQDLARASILHGDALTFDYRAWAAGHHWNVAGNLPYNVATAVLLSLIEMEDGPFALTAMVQIDVAQRLVAAPGTAAYGSLSVAVQYAMETQQVFTLSPGSFFPSPKVRSAVVRLERRDEPLVRPRDAAIFWKVVRGAFAYRRKTLANSLALALDLDRATIGRALRASNLSPELRGERLDLADFARLADALAER; from the coding sequence GTGTTCACTCCGCGTCAGCTTCTCATCCAGGCCGGCCTTCGGCCGAAAAAGCGCTACGCGCAGAACTTCCTGCAGAACGCATCGGCTGCGCGCAAGATCGCGCGGCTCAGCCTCGCGAACGCCCCCGCGCAGACGCGCACGCTCGAGATCGGCGCTGGTACGGGCGCGCTCACACTTGCGCTCCTCGAAGAAGGCGCCGACCTTACCGCGATCGAGATCGACGCCGATCTGGTGAACGTGCTTCGTTCGCGACAGGACCTAGCGCGCGCGTCCATTCTTCACGGCGACGCTTTGACGTTCGACTATCGCGCCTGGGCCGCAGGCCACCATTGGAATGTCGCGGGGAACCTCCCATATAACGTCGCAACCGCCGTCCTCTTGTCCCTCATCGAAATGGAGGATGGTCCGTTTGCGCTGACCGCGATGGTGCAGATCGACGTGGCGCAACGCCTCGTCGCCGCGCCCGGGACGGCGGCGTACGGCAGCCTTTCCGTTGCGGTGCAATACGCGATGGAGACGCAGCAGGTCTTCACGCTTTCGCCCGGATCGTTTTTCCCGTCACCCAAAGTTCGCTCGGCTGTCGTGCGGCTCGAGCGGCGCGACGAGCCGCTCGTGCGTCCCCGCGATGCCGCGATCTTTTGGAAGGTCGTACGCGGCGCGTTCGCGTACCGGCGAAAAACGCTCGCCAACAGTCTCGCGCTCGCACTCGATCTCGATCGGGCGACGATCGGGCGAGCGCTACGGGCGAGCAATCTTTCCCCGGAGCTTCGCGGTGAACGACTCGATCTCGCCGATTTCGCCCGTTTGGCCGACGCGCTGGCCGAACGATAG
- a CDS encoding CPBP family intramembrane metalloprotease codes for MNDSISPISPVWPTRWPNDSFKGVGTWLLAGFIAALFVVAFIAGLRTSRVPAVTPIEFDTLIGLQFVIEGILVAIVLAALPSMSKLSLRELGFRLPNRGALGTALVGAVVMVVVANGGASLIDYLAHSQHQQDIVQIFKGLHDSTTIALFAAFAVIFAPFAEETFFRIFFFNLGLRYVGFWGGAVLSGVLFGIAHGDLYAALPLALGGMVLCAVYYRTRNAYASMISHALFNTLSIVALLVAPKIT; via the coding sequence GTGAACGACTCGATCTCGCCGATTTCGCCCGTTTGGCCGACGCGCTGGCCGAACGATAGTTTTAAGGGCGTCGGAACCTGGCTGCTCGCCGGGTTCATTGCCGCTCTCTTCGTCGTTGCATTCATTGCCGGGTTGAGGACCAGCCGCGTCCCGGCGGTAACGCCGATTGAGTTCGATACGCTGATCGGACTGCAGTTCGTTATCGAAGGAATTCTCGTCGCGATCGTTCTCGCCGCATTGCCGTCGATGTCGAAACTGAGCCTGCGCGAGCTGGGCTTTCGCTTGCCGAACCGGGGCGCGCTTGGCACGGCGCTTGTGGGCGCGGTTGTCATGGTCGTCGTCGCCAACGGCGGCGCCTCTCTCATCGACTACCTTGCGCACAGTCAGCATCAGCAAGACATCGTGCAGATCTTCAAAGGGCTGCACGACTCGACGACGATCGCGCTTTTCGCCGCCTTTGCCGTAATCTTTGCGCCGTTCGCCGAGGAGACGTTCTTCCGTATCTTCTTCTTTAATCTCGGGCTACGCTACGTCGGGTTTTGGGGCGGCGCTGTCTTGAGCGGCGTGCTCTTTGGGATCGCCCACGGCGACCTCTACGCCGCGCTTCCACTCGCGCTGGGAGGGATGGTGCTCTGCGCTGTTTATTATCGAACGCGCAACGCCTACGCGTCGATGATTTCGCACGCGCTTTTCAATACGCTTTCGATCGTCGCGCTTCTGGTCGCGCCGAAGATTACGTAA